One window of Corynebacterium accolens genomic DNA carries:
- a CDS encoding fumarate reductase/succinate dehydrogenase flavoprotein subunit produces the protein MTTTELKREHPNFSHPKSIVEGVSAGNILESQEPHGVPMKDMWAHHVDHMNLVSPLNRRKFEVLVVGTGLSAGAAAAALGELGYGVKVFTYHDSPRRAHSIAAQGGVNASRAKKVDNDSAYRHTKDTVKGGDYRCRESDCWRLANESVRVIDHMNAIGAPFAREYGGTLATRSFGGVQVSRTYYTRGQTGQQLQLSTTSALYRQIGLGNVELFAHNDMQDIITYEDNGKKRAGGIVTRNLITGELKAFTGHAVILGTGGYGNVYHMSTLAKNSNASAMMRAYDKGAYLASPAFVQFHPTGLPVNSDWQSKTILMSESLRNDGRIWSPKEEGDDRDPNTIPEEERDYFLERRYPAFGNLVPRDVASRAISQQINKGLGVGPLKNSVYLDFRDAIERLGKDKIRERYSNLIQMYEEAIGESAYETPMRIAPTCHFTMGGLWTDFNEMTSIDGLFAAGECSWTYHGANRLGANSLLSASVDGWFTLPFTIPNYLADHLNEDKLAEDSAEAQEAVQKSQERIDKLMQVHGDDPHGPSHYHRQLGDLLYFGCGVSRNVEDLKDTIEKIRALRDDFWKNVRIPGEANDMNQVLEYGLRVADYLDLGELMCIDALDRDESCGAHFREDHLSEEGEAERDDENWCFVSAWEPGANKNEFIRHAEPLYFDSIPLMTRNYK, from the coding sequence ATGACTACTACTGAACTCAAGCGTGAACACCCCAACTTCTCGCACCCAAAGTCCATCGTTGAGGGCGTCTCCGCTGGTAATATCCTGGAATCCCAGGAACCGCACGGCGTGCCGATGAAGGATATGTGGGCTCACCACGTTGACCACATGAACCTGGTCTCCCCACTGAACCGCCGCAAGTTTGAGGTCCTCGTCGTAGGTACCGGCTTGTCCGCGGGCGCTGCTGCGGCAGCCCTTGGTGAATTGGGCTACGGCGTTAAGGTCTTTACCTACCACGACTCCCCGCGCCGCGCGCACTCTATTGCTGCGCAGGGTGGTGTCAACGCCTCCCGTGCCAAGAAGGTGGATAATGACTCCGCTTACCGCCACACCAAGGACACCGTAAAGGGCGGCGACTACCGCTGCCGCGAGTCTGACTGCTGGCGCCTGGCCAACGAGTCCGTTCGTGTTATCGACCACATGAACGCCATCGGCGCCCCGTTCGCCCGTGAGTACGGCGGCACCCTGGCCACCCGTTCCTTCGGTGGTGTGCAGGTCTCCCGTACCTACTACACCCGTGGTCAAACAGGTCAGCAGCTGCAGCTGTCCACGACCTCTGCACTGTACCGTCAGATCGGGCTGGGCAATGTGGAGCTTTTTGCCCACAACGATATGCAGGACATCATCACCTATGAGGACAACGGCAAGAAGCGCGCGGGCGGCATTGTCACCCGCAACCTGATTACCGGTGAGCTCAAGGCCTTCACCGGCCACGCCGTCATCCTGGGTACCGGTGGTTACGGCAACGTTTACCACATGTCCACCCTGGCGAAGAACTCCAACGCCAGCGCCATGATGCGCGCTTATGACAAGGGCGCTTATCTGGCTTCCCCGGCGTTCGTGCAGTTCCACCCGACGGGCCTGCCGGTCAACTCTGACTGGCAATCCAAGACCATTTTGATGTCGGAGTCCCTGCGTAACGATGGCCGCATCTGGTCGCCCAAGGAAGAGGGCGACGACCGCGACCCGAACACCATTCCGGAGGAAGAGCGCGACTACTTCTTGGAGCGCCGCTACCCGGCCTTCGGCAACCTGGTTCCCCGTGACGTTGCCTCCCGTGCAATTTCCCAGCAGATCAACAAGGGCCTGGGCGTTGGACCGCTGAAGAACTCGGTCTACCTTGACTTCCGCGACGCCATCGAGCGTCTGGGCAAGGATAAGATCCGCGAGCGTTACTCCAACCTCATTCAGATGTATGAAGAGGCCATTGGTGAGTCCGCGTACGAGACCCCCATGCGCATCGCTCCTACCTGCCACTTCACCATGGGCGGCCTGTGGACCGACTTCAACGAGATGACCTCTATTGACGGCCTCTTCGCCGCCGGTGAGTGCTCTTGGACCTACCACGGTGCTAACCGCCTGGGCGCGAACTCCCTGCTTTCGGCTTCTGTTGACGGCTGGTTCACCCTGCCGTTTACCATCCCGAACTACTTGGCTGACCACCTCAACGAGGACAAGCTGGCCGAGGACTCCGCTGAGGCACAAGAAGCCGTGCAGAAGTCCCAGGAGCGCATCGACAAGCTGATGCAGGTTCACGGCGATGACCCGCACGGTCCGTCCCACTACCACCGCCAGCTGGGTGACCTGCTGTACTTCGGCTGCGGTGTGTCCCGTAACGTCGAGGACCTGAAGGACACCATCGAGAAGATCCGTGCCCTGCGCGATGACTTCTGGAAGAACGTCCGCATCCCTGGTGAGGCGAATGACATGAACCAAGTCCTGGAATACGGCCTGCGCGTTGCCGATTACCTGGACCTGGGTGAGCTCATGTGCATCGACGCCCTTGACCGCGATGAGTCTTGCGGCGCTCACTTCCGCGAAGATCACCTTTCTGAAGAAGGCGAAGCCGAGCGTGACGACGAAAACTGGTGCTTCGTTTCCGCCTGGGAGCCGGGCGCGAACAAGAACGAGTTCATCCGCCACGCAGAACCCCTGTACTTTGACTCGATCCCGCTGATGACAAGGAACTACAAGTAA
- a CDS encoding succinate dehydrogenase/fumarate reductase iron-sulfur subunit produces MKLTLEIWRQAGPTQEGKFETVQVDDASEQMSILELLDHVNEGYVERGEEPFAFASDCREGICGTCGLTVNGRPHGPGQNTPACQQRLFNFNDGDTIQLEPFRSAAYPVIKDMVVDRSALDHVMEQGGYVSMDAGTAPDADTMHINHETAEYSLDHAACIGCGACVAACPNGAAHLFTGAKLVHLSMMPLGKEERGSRARNMVADLESNFGHCSLYGECADVCPAGVPLTAVSAVTRERARAAFRGKDD; encoded by the coding sequence ATGAAATTGACACTTGAGATCTGGCGTCAAGCCGGACCCACCCAGGAAGGTAAATTCGAAACCGTCCAGGTGGATGATGCCTCCGAGCAGATGTCCATTCTGGAGCTATTGGACCACGTCAACGAAGGCTATGTTGAGCGCGGCGAAGAACCGTTCGCTTTCGCTTCTGACTGCCGCGAGGGCATCTGCGGTACCTGTGGTTTGACCGTCAACGGTCGCCCACACGGCCCGGGCCAGAACACCCCTGCCTGCCAGCAGCGCCTGTTCAACTTCAACGATGGCGACACCATCCAGCTGGAGCCCTTCCGCTCCGCTGCGTACCCCGTCATTAAGGACATGGTGGTTGACCGCTCCGCACTGGACCACGTGATGGAGCAGGGCGGTTACGTATCCATGGATGCCGGCACCGCACCGGATGCCGATACCATGCACATCAACCACGAGACCGCCGAGTACTCGCTGGACCACGCCGCTTGCATTGGTTGCGGTGCCTGCGTTGCTGCCTGCCCGAACGGTGCGGCACACCTGTTCACCGGCGCCAAGCTGGTTCACTTGTCCATGATGCCGCTGGGTAAGGAAGAGCGCGGCAGCCGTGCCCGCAACATGGTTGCTGATTTGGAATCCAACTTCGGCCACTGCTCCCTCTACGGTGAGTGTGCCGATGTCTGCCCGGCTGGCGTCCCACTGACCGCAGTATCTGCCGTTACCCGCGAACGTGCACGTGCTGCTTTCCGTGGCAAGGACGACTAA
- a CDS encoding IS3 family transposase, translated as MKTGIVSLPEFICKTLKNNRAGGFITSRGYRQSKARGLSARRLRDAALVERISAVHRDNYGVYGVRKMWHALRREGIDIGREQTARLMRLAGVSGKGKGGSPITTRKANVPDLRPDLVEREFKAQGPNKLWVADITYVRTRKGFVYTAFVTDVYSRRIVGWALSDSMRTEALPLQALNQAIVSAEETTGLIHHSDHGSQYVSVVYNERLTRHGITASTGSVGDSYDNALAENVNGPS; from the coding sequence ATGAAAACCGGAATCGTTTCACTGCCCGAGTTCATCTGCAAGACGTTGAAAAATAACCGGGCTGGTGGGTTTATCACCTCGCGTGGGTATCGCCAGTCCAAGGCTCGCGGGTTAAGTGCTCGTCGACTTCGTGATGCTGCGTTGGTTGAACGCATTAGTGCTGTTCATCGGGATAATTATGGTGTCTACGGTGTGCGGAAAATGTGGCATGCTCTTCGCCGTGAAGGAATCGATATCGGTCGTGAACAAACCGCCCGACTGATGCGCCTAGCTGGCGTTTCTGGCAAAGGCAAAGGCGGATCACCGATTACAACCCGAAAAGCTAACGTGCCTGATTTGCGCCCGGATTTGGTCGAGCGTGAATTTAAAGCTCAAGGACCGAATAAGCTGTGGGTGGCTGACATTACCTATGTACGGACACGAAAAGGATTCGTCTACACCGCGTTTGTCACCGACGTCTACTCCCGGCGGATCGTCGGGTGGGCGCTGTCAGATTCGATGCGGACCGAAGCTTTGCCGCTGCAAGCACTCAACCAAGCGATTGTGAGTGCTGAGGAAACAACAGGTCTCATTCACCATTCGGATCACGGCTCGCAGTACGTCAGCGTTGTCTACAACGAGCGACTTACCCGGCACGGCATTACAGCTTCCACCGGAAGTGTTGGTGACTCCTATGATAATGCTCTGGCTGAAAACGTTAACGGCCCCTCATAA
- a CDS encoding M1 family aminopeptidase → MTPSSGSSRELSHQWFGNSVGLSAWKDIWLNEGLPGRWLWGEHGVRPPRARRRARITVLMRKRQHQGF, encoded by the coding sequence ATCACGCCTTCGAGCGGCTCATCGCGCGAGCTTTCCCACCAGTGGTTTGGCAATTCCGTTGGCCTTTCTGCGTGGAAGGATATTTGGCTCAATGAGGGTTTGCCTGGCAGGTGGTTGTGGGGTGAGCACGGGGTGCGTCCTCCGCGCGCGAGGCGGCGCGCTCGCATTACAGTTCTGATGCGCAAGCGCCAACATCAAGGTTTCTGA